Proteins from one Panicum virgatum strain AP13 chromosome 7K, P.virgatum_v5, whole genome shotgun sequence genomic window:
- the LOC120643160 gene encoding putative B3 domain-containing protein Os04g0676650 gives MANAKGSSAGGAGAGHGDLGRGISHEQYQAFVASVHRTAPGAANVHQYHHHHQYPAGLIQAPPMAMPVHVPVPRPSYSPQIAVPPPEPHRAQSQPPTGRYQDYSPYGNTASSQYTRGFADWGTHNNALMSLAHATTTFGSGSSSINSNEFHQKFSSYNTHTWTTTYMPRDPYNTAYGPATMNMMLQTPSFQNNHEKDSGAGFAASSFTMPATVVPTSPFQLMSPKSTNYTSTQIFDEPNNLEDTSTVFGSGDIESENSEEPDPAPVAEIEDLKQGNGHVINVMSTTINCQDYRIILRKDLTNSDVGNIGRIVLPKKDAEPNLPVLEDKDGLILEMDDFELPAVWKFKYRYWPNNKSRMYILETTGEFVKKHGLQAKDILVIYKNKKSGRYVARAVKAEDIQVPQCECIKAGNLSEECGFAVSPSAKKIII, from the exons ATGGCCAACGCCAAGGGCtcgtcggccggcggcgccggcgcaggccATGGCGACCTCGGCAGGGGTATCTCGCATGAGCAGTACCAAGCGTTCGTGGCGTCCGTGCACAGGACCGCGCCGGGCGCCGCGAACGTGCAccagtaccaccaccaccaccagtacCCCGCCGGCCTGATCCAGGCGCCGCCGATGGCAATGCCGGTTCACGTACCCGTGCCGCGGCCCTCGTACTCCCCCCAgatcgccgtgccgccgccagaGCCGCACCGCGCGCAGTCCCAGCCGCCGACCG GACGCTACCAGGATTATTCTCCATATGGCAACACTGCATCATCACAGTACACAAGAGGTTTTGCGGACTGGGGAACGCACAACAATGCGCTCATGTCTTTGGCTCATGCCACTACTACTttcggcagcggcagcagcagtatCAACAGCAATGAATTTCATCAAAAATTTTCCTCGTACAATACACATACATGGACTACTACATACATGCCACGGGACCCTTACAACACTGCTTATGGTCCTGCAACGATGAATATGATGCTTCAAACTCCTTCCTTTCAGAACAACCATGAAAAGGATTCAG GTGCAGGTTTTGCAGCTAGCAGCTTTACAATGCCTGCAACAGTGGTACCTACTTCCCCTTTTCAACTGATGTCCCCAAAATCAACCAACTATACCTCCACTCAAATCTTCGATGAACCCAACAATTTAGAG GATACTTCAACGGTCTTTGGAAGTGGAGATATCGAGAGCGAGAACAGTGAGGAGCCGGATCCCGCCCCGGTTGCAGAGATCGAAGACCTAAAGCAGGGCAATGGACATGTTATTAATGTGATGAGTACAACA ATCAATTGTCAAGACTACCGTATTATCTTGCGCAAGGACTTGACAAACAGTGATGTTGGAAACATTGGAAGAATTGTGCTGCCAAAG AAGGATGCAGAGCCTAACCTTCCAGTCTTGGAAGATAAGGATGGCTTGATACTGGAAATGGACGATTTTGAGCTCCCAGCTGTATGGAAGTTTAAGTATAG GTACTGGCCTAATAATAAGAGCAGAATGTATATTTTAGAAACTACTG GTGAATTTGTTAAGAAGCATGGCCTTCAAGCTAAGGACATCCTTGTCATTTACAAGAACAAGAAGTCCGGCAGATAT GTTGCCCGTGCAGTGAAGGCCGAGGACATACAAGTGCCGCAATGCGAGTGCATTAAGGCTGGCAACCTCAGCGAAGAGTGTGGGTTCGCCGTGAGTCCTTCGGCCAAGAAGATTATTATCTAG
- the LOC120642108 gene encoding dihydroorotate dehydrogenase (quinone), mitochondrial isoform X2 — protein MDAAAAAARRHFSGKGRLLTGALIGLAIGGGAYVSTADEAKFCGWLFKSTELVNPLFAMLDAEFAHRLAVKAAAHGFVPREKRPDPPVLGLEVWGRKFANPIGLAAGFDKNAEAVEGLLGMGFGFVEVGSVTPLPQEGNPKPRIFRLREHGAVINRCGFNSEGIVVVAKRLGAQHGKRKMEETSSSTSPSTSDIKQGGKAGPGILGVNLGKNKTSEDAAADYVQGVHTLSQYADYLVINISSPNTPGLRKLQGRKQLKDLVKKVQAARDEMQWAEDGPPPLLVKIAPDLSKQDLEDIAAVALALRLDGLIISNTTVSRPPPADTHPLAQETGGLSGKPLFDLSTNILREMYILTRGKIPLIGCGGVSSGEDAYKKIRSGATLVQLYTALAYGGPALIPRIKAELAERLDRDGFKSVQEAIGADFR, from the exons atggatgcggcggcggcggcggcgaggcgacacTTCTCCGGGAAG GGAAGGCTTTTAACAGGGGCTCTGATAGGTTTGGCCATTGGTGGAGGTGCTTATGTGAGTACCGCTGATGAAGCCAAGTTTTG TGGCTGGTTATTCAAGTCGACAGAACTCGTGAATCCACTTTTTGCAATGCTAGATGCAGAGTTTGCTCATCGTTTGGCTGTTAAAGCTGCTGCCCACGGATTTGTTCCAAGAGAAAAGAGACCTGATCCGCCAGTTCTTGGGCTAGAGGTTTGGGGAAGGAAGTTTGCCAATCCAATTGGGCTTGCTGCTGGCTTTGATAAAAATGCTGAGGCAGTTGAAGGCCTCTTAGGCATGGGATTTGGCTTTGTGGAAGTTGGCTCTGTGACACCGCTTCCTCAAGAGGGAAATCCCAAGCCTCGAATTTTCAGATTAAGGGAGCATGG TGCTGTAATCAATCGATGTGGATTCAATAGTGAAGGAATCGTAGTTGTTGCTAAGCGTCTTGGGGCACAACATGGTAAGCGGAAGATGGAAGAAACTTCAAGCTCCACGTCTCCCTCAACCAGCGACATAAAGCAAGGAGGGAAAGCAGGACCTGGAATCTTGGGAGTCAATCTTGGGAAAAACAAGACTAGTGaagatgctgctgctgattATGTGCAAGGGGTTCATACATTGTCACAATATGCTGATTACTTG GTCATAAATATTTCTTCCCCAAATACTCCTGGTCTTCGCAAATTGCAAGGTAGAAAACAACTGAAAGATCTTGTTAAGAAG GTGCAAGCTGCTCGGGATGAGATGCAGTGGGCCGAAGATGGTCCTCCACCATTGCTCGTGAAAATTGCACCAGACTTGTCTAAGCAGGATCTTGAGGATATTGCTGCG GTTGCTCTTGCTCTTAGACTGGATGGTCTG ATTATATCAAACACCACAGTTTCCAGGCCACCACCCGCAGATACACATCCATTGGCTCAGGAGACTGGTGGATTAAGTGGGAAGCCTTTATTTGACTTATCTACTAACATTCTCAGGGAGATGTATATCCTTACACGC GGAAAGATTCCCCTCATAGGCTGTGGTGGTGTAAGCAG TGGTGAGGATGCATACAAGAAGATCCGTTCTGGAGCTACTCTTGTTCAACTTTACACTGCTCTTGCCTATGGTGGTCCAGCTCTTATACCTAGAATAAAG GCTGAGCTGGCAGAACGTTTGGacagagatggtttcaaatctgTTCAGGAAGCAATTGGGGCAGATTTCAGGTGA
- the LOC120642108 gene encoding dihydroorotate dehydrogenase (quinone), mitochondrial isoform X1 — protein MSSSAVARVWRRSLRDVLLRGGASARPASTASASGAAAEAAAAPKKVPPPPRKGRLLTGALIGLAIGGGAYVSTADEAKFCGWLFKSTELVNPLFAMLDAEFAHRLAVKAAAHGFVPREKRPDPPVLGLEVWGRKFANPIGLAAGFDKNAEAVEGLLGMGFGFVEVGSVTPLPQEGNPKPRIFRLREHGAVINRCGFNSEGIVVVAKRLGAQHGKRKMEETSSSTSPSTSDIKQGGKAGPGILGVNLGKNKTSEDAAADYVQGVHTLSQYADYLVINISSPNTPGLRKLQGRKQLKDLVKKVQAARDEMQWAEDGPPPLLVKIAPDLSKQDLEDIAAVALALRLDGLIISNTTVSRPPPADTHPLAQETGGLSGKPLFDLSTNILREMYILTRGKIPLIGCGGVSSGEDAYKKIRSGATLVQLYTALAYGGPALIPRIKAELAERLDRDGFKSVQEAIGADFR, from the exons ATGTCTTCTTCCGCCGTGGCGCGCGTGTGGCGGCGCTCTCTCCGCGACGTcctcctgcgcggcggcgcatccgCGCGGCCGGCCAGCACGGCCTCCgcgtccggcgcggcggcggaggccgcagcCGCACCGAAGAAGGTGCCCCCGCCACCCCGCAAG GGAAGGCTTTTAACAGGGGCTCTGATAGGTTTGGCCATTGGTGGAGGTGCTTATGTGAGTACCGCTGATGAAGCCAAGTTTTG TGGCTGGTTATTCAAGTCGACAGAACTCGTGAATCCACTTTTTGCAATGCTAGATGCAGAGTTTGCTCATCGTTTGGCTGTTAAAGCTGCTGCCCACGGATTTGTTCCAAGAGAAAAGAGACCTGATCCGCCAGTTCTTGGGCTAGAGGTTTGGGGAAGGAAGTTTGCCAATCCAATTGGGCTTGCTGCTGGCTTTGATAAAAATGCTGAGGCAGTTGAAGGCCTCTTAGGCATGGGATTTGGCTTTGTGGAAGTTGGCTCTGTGACACCGCTTCCTCAAGAGGGAAATCCCAAGCCTCGAATTTTCAGATTAAGGGAGCATGG TGCTGTAATCAATCGATGTGGATTCAATAGTGAAGGAATCGTAGTTGTTGCTAAGCGTCTTGGGGCACAACATGGTAAGCGGAAGATGGAAGAAACTTCAAGCTCCACGTCTCCCTCAACCAGCGACATAAAGCAAGGAGGGAAAGCAGGACCTGGAATCTTGGGAGTCAATCTTGGGAAAAACAAGACTAGTGaagatgctgctgctgattATGTGCAAGGGGTTCATACATTGTCACAATATGCTGATTACTTG GTCATAAATATTTCTTCCCCAAATACTCCTGGTCTTCGCAAATTGCAAGGTAGAAAACAACTGAAAGATCTTGTTAAGAAG GTGCAAGCTGCTCGGGATGAGATGCAGTGGGCCGAAGATGGTCCTCCACCATTGCTCGTGAAAATTGCACCAGACTTGTCTAAGCAGGATCTTGAGGATATTGCTGCG GTTGCTCTTGCTCTTAGACTGGATGGTCTG ATTATATCAAACACCACAGTTTCCAGGCCACCACCCGCAGATACACATCCATTGGCTCAGGAGACTGGTGGATTAAGTGGGAAGCCTTTATTTGACTTATCTACTAACATTCTCAGGGAGATGTATATCCTTACACGC GGAAAGATTCCCCTCATAGGCTGTGGTGGTGTAAGCAG TGGTGAGGATGCATACAAGAAGATCCGTTCTGGAGCTACTCTTGTTCAACTTTACACTGCTCTTGCCTATGGTGGTCCAGCTCTTATACCTAGAATAAAG GCTGAGCTGGCAGAACGTTTGGacagagatggtttcaaatctgTTCAGGAAGCAATTGGGGCAGATTTCAGGTGA
- the LOC120642109 gene encoding uncharacterized protein LOC120642109: protein MSSAYASRHRGSSGMSTTTVLAAKVAFASAALLAAAASFARLAVPQLVSVAGAVLPRAWAVARFWLVPPYLFVTVHLIILVIWKLSDHKHFQQAQAAHLLHKDPWPVSVSQQHTPHPAPAAVPSSDVAAPAAVKAKEEFGFPAGYGEPLEHEFSPDSGGGDSCVTTESDEDATSSPSYVTDVRRSRAPAHQHAVLEREPSLPSQTLDCDGDGGDDDMDATWKAIMQKTRPAAAAAPAPASPPPAQQPPQRPPPRARDPSVGAEEMNRRFDDFIKKNRNSFGRQ, encoded by the coding sequence ATGTCGTCCGCCTACGCCTCGCGGCACCGCGGCAGCAGCGGCATGTCCACGACGACGGTGCTCGCGGCCAAGGTGGCGTTCGCGTCCGCCGCGCTGCTGGCCGCGGCCGCGTCCTTCGCGCGCCTCGCCGTCCCGCAGCTCGTGTCCGTGGCCGGCGCCGTGCTCCCGCGCGCCTGGGCCGTCGCGCGCTTCTGGCTCGTCCCGCCCTACCTCTTCGTCACCGTGCACCTCATCATCCTCGTCATCTGGAAGCTCTCCGACCACAAGCACTTCCAGCAAGCCCAGGCGGCGCACCTCCTCCACAAGGACCCCTGGCCGGTCTCGGTCTCTCAGCAGCACACGCCGCACCCGGCGCCGGCCGCTGTCCCGTCCTCCGACGtggctgcccccgccgccgtcaAGGCCAAGGAGGAGTTCGGTTTCCCGGCCGGGTACGGCGAGCCCCTGGAGCACGAGTTCTCCCcggactccggcggcggcgactcctGCGTCACCACGGAGTCCGACGAGGACGCCACTTCCTCCCCATCCTACGTCACGGACGTCAGGCGTAGCCGGGCGCCGGCGCACCAGCACGCGGTTCTTGAACGGGAACCATCGCTGCCGTCGCAGACCCTGGactgcgacggcgacggcggcgacgacgacatgGACGCCACGTGGAAGGCCATCATGCAGAAGACGCgcccggctgctgccgcggcgccggcgccggcgtctcCCCCTCCCGCGCAGCAACcgccgcagcggccgccgccgagggcgcGGGACCCGTCGGTGGGCGCGGAGGAGATGAACCGGCGGTTCGACGACTTCATCAAGAAGAACCGCAACTCCTTCGGGCGGCAATAG